From Mytilus edulis chromosome 9, xbMytEdul2.2, whole genome shotgun sequence, the proteins below share one genomic window:
- the LOC139489060 gene encoding LYR motif-containing protein 1-like isoform X2: MMSLRGEVLTLYRRIFRLSSKWKNITASIEDSSTEKNYIQNEARTLFHKNKNLQNEDQIKMHIKEAETRVEMAIHYKMPYPRPMNLPQTLLPPTGKKLKKAQKRMLEQSKPLYLKSYDDT; encoded by the exons A TGATGTCATTAAGAGGAGAAGTTCTCACGCTTTATAGAAGAATATTTCGACTATCCAGCAAATGGAAAAATATCACAGCTAGCATTGAAGATTCATCCACAGAAAAAAATTACATCCAAAATGAAGCTAGAACATTATTTCACAAGAACAAAAAT TTACAAAATGAGGACCAGATAAAAATGCACATTAAAGAAGCAGAAACAAGAGTAGAAATGG CAATACATTACAAGATGCCATACCCAAGACCT ATGAATTTACCTCAGACGTTATTACCACCCACAGGCAAGAAATTAAAGAAAGCTCAGAAAAGGATGTTAGAACAGTCAAAACCGTTATATTTAAAGTCTTATGatgatacatga
- the LOC139489060 gene encoding LYR motif-containing protein 1-like isoform X1, with protein sequence MLATVMSLRGEVLTLYRRIFRLSSKWKNITASIEDSSTEKNYIQNEARTLFHKNKNLQNEDQIKMHIKEAETRVEMAIHYKMPYPRPMNLPQTLLPPTGKKLKKAQKRMLEQSKPLYLKSYDDT encoded by the exons ATGCTTGCAACAG TGATGTCATTAAGAGGAGAAGTTCTCACGCTTTATAGAAGAATATTTCGACTATCCAGCAAATGGAAAAATATCACAGCTAGCATTGAAGATTCATCCACAGAAAAAAATTACATCCAAAATGAAGCTAGAACATTATTTCACAAGAACAAAAAT TTACAAAATGAGGACCAGATAAAAATGCACATTAAAGAAGCAGAAACAAGAGTAGAAATGG CAATACATTACAAGATGCCATACCCAAGACCT ATGAATTTACCTCAGACGTTATTACCACCCACAGGCAAGAAATTAAAGAAAGCTCAGAAAAGGATGTTAGAACAGTCAAAACCGTTATATTTAAAGTCTTATGatgatacatga
- the LOC139489061 gene encoding TGF-beta-activated kinase 1 and MAP3K7-binding protein 1-like, with protein sequence MAATRLANGSVGSPPRLGSHALSWTDDLPVCQLSGVGFSTNQLYREDGFRQEEHEFEDRSFHFRLLDTESFLYGVFDGHDGSRVANFAAQRMPAELLLGQLNNNNTDEEIKEILYQAFIAVEKSFFESIDHIFAEKTTIQLQLPEGISHYEACKQYPDTMKQLDNLEKEISGGTTATVSLIYKNKLFVANVGDTRALLCITDQEGMLRVMQLSVDHSLVNEEECNRMALLGLDMEKLKQHRLIGSSDSTRCLGDYHVKGGYKDIDLLLDASREPVIADPYVHGGIPLDKSSSFLIIMSDGLYQALQDAIQCDRVNVEVARMVAAEFSIQGTLHGVAQAVVDKVVRMHHDAYMTGTPEIKSLCKKRGDITLLVRNFNYPLANAINSPNRTGPYNPLSPPTPARIPSHLPLTPSISIELSDHSSSQSPAGTPTPTKQRSPPRDIMLTTTSTLASTLPDSTLNTSNGGTSTESSTQSSGDTRFPSRFYQCAKLELDEDGKIEPYVDFSDFYKAIAELTEAQRETLNAETNPKSGYETITEESETSLTSGPEN encoded by the exons ATGGCTGCAACTAGACTTGCAAACGGATCTGTAGGGTCTCCTCCTAGATTAGGG agtCATGCATTGAGCTGGACTGATGACTTGCCTGTTTGTCAGCTTTCTGGGGTTGGATTCTCAACAAATCAACTCTACAGAGAAGACGGGTTTAGACAAGAAGAACATGAATTTGAAGACAGGAGTTTTCATTTTAG ATTACTAGATACAGAAAGCTTTTTATATGGAGTTTTTGATGGACATGATGGTAGTCGAGTGGCCAACTTTGCTGCACAGAGAATGCCAGCTGAACTTCTTCTTGGACAACTGAACAACAACAATACTGAtgaagaaattaaagaaatactTTATCAg GCCTTTATTGCTGTTGAAAAGAGTTTCTTTGAATCCATTGACCATATTTTTGCTGAAAAGACCACAATACAGTTACAACTACCAGAG GGTATCAGTCACTATGAAGCCTGTAAACAGTATCCAGACACCATGAAACAGCTTGACAACTTAGAAAAAGAAATATCAGGGGGGACAACTGCTACAGTCTCActtatctataaaaataaattatttgtggCCAATGTAG GTGATACAAGGGCCTTGCTATGCATCACTGACCAAGAGGGCATGCTTCGAGTCATGCAGTTGTCAGTGGACCATTCGTTAGTCAATGAGGAGGAATGTAACAGGATGGCATTGTTAGGTCTAGACATGGAGAAATTGAAACAACATAGACTGATAGGAAGTTCTGACAGTACGAGATGTCTAGGAGATTATCATGTGAAAGGAGGATATAAAGATATTGATCTATTGCT ggatgcaAGCAGGGAACCAGTGATTGCTGATCCCTATGTTCATGGAGGTATACCTTTGGACAAGTCCTCCAGTTTCCTGATTATCATGTCAGATGGATTATATCAAGCCTTACAAGATGCCATCCAGTGTGATCGTGTCAATGTTGAAGTGGCTCGCATGGTGGCAGCAGAGTTTTCAATTCAGGGCACATTGCACGGTGTGGCACAAGCTGTCGTTGACAAGGTTGTGAGAATGCATCATGATGCATATATGACTGGCACCCCAGAAATAAAGAGTTTGTGTAAGAAACGAGGGGACATAACTCTACTGGTTCGAAATTTTAATTATCCATTGGCAAATGCAATTAATTCACCAAACCGAACTGGACCTTATAATCCGTTATCTCCACCCACTCCAGCAAGAATCCCGAGTCATTTACCTCTGACTCCATCTATAAGTATAGAACTGTCGGATCACAGCAGTTCCCAATCCCCAGCTGGAACTCCTACTCCTACAAAACAGAGATCACCACCTAGGGACATCATGCTAACCACAACAAGTACACTAGCATCAACCTTACCTGACTCCACTTTAAATACCAGTAATGGAGGTACCAGTACAGAATCATCAACACAAAGTAGTGGAGATACCAGGTTTCCGAGTCGATTTTACCAATGCGCAAAACTAGAACTTGATGAAGACGGTAAAATTGAACCATATGTTGATTTTTCAGACTTTTATAAAGCAATTGCAGAATTAACAGAAGCACAGAGAGAGACGTTGAATGCAGAGACCAATCCAAAATCTGGATATGAGACAATTACCGAGGAATCTGAGACCTCACTAACGTCTGGAccagaaaattga